One Pseudomonas sp. FP1742 genomic window carries:
- a CDS encoding acetyl-CoA C-acetyltransferase, with protein MTQLRRVAIIGGNRIPFARSNGPYATASNQAMFTAALEGLIERYNLHGLRMGEVAAGALLKYLRDYGLTRECVLGSRLSPMTPAYDIQQACGTGLEATLLVANKIALGQIECGIAGGVDTASDVPIGVNEDLRKILLQANRAKSTADKLKTFLKLRPRHLMPDFPSIGEPRTHLSMGQHCELMAQTWGIPRDEQDRLTLESHQKLAASYAEGWQNDLMTPFLGLTRDNNLRPELTLEKLASLKPAFEKSAKGTLTAGNSTPLTDGASVVLLGSEEWAKERGLPVLAYWRDGEAAAVDFVKGAEGLLMAPVYAVPRLLARNGLTLQDFDYYEIHEAFAAQVLCTLKAWEDPEYCKTRLGLDAPLGSIDRSRLNVKGSSLAVGHPFAATGARIVANLAKLLDAAGKGRGLISICAAGGQGVTAIIER; from the coding sequence ATGACTCAGCTGCGTCGCGTCGCGATTATCGGTGGTAACCGTATTCCCTTTGCCCGGTCCAACGGGCCGTACGCCACTGCCAGTAACCAGGCGATGTTCACCGCAGCGCTGGAAGGCTTGATCGAGCGCTATAACCTGCACGGTTTGCGCATGGGCGAAGTAGCGGCGGGGGCGTTGCTCAAGTATTTACGCGATTACGGCCTGACCCGTGAATGCGTCTTGGGCTCGCGGTTGTCGCCGATGACGCCGGCCTACGACATCCAGCAAGCCTGCGGCACGGGGCTGGAGGCAACATTGCTGGTGGCGAACAAAATCGCCCTGGGGCAAATCGAATGTGGCATTGCCGGCGGCGTCGACACGGCCTCGGACGTGCCGATCGGCGTCAACGAAGACTTGCGCAAGATTCTCTTGCAAGCCAACCGTGCCAAAAGCACCGCTGACAAACTGAAAACCTTCCTGAAACTGCGTCCCCGACACCTGATGCCCGATTTTCCAAGCATCGGCGAGCCGCGCACCCACCTGTCGATGGGCCAACACTGTGAATTGATGGCCCAGACCTGGGGCATCCCGCGTGACGAGCAGGATCGGTTGACCCTCGAAAGCCATCAGAAACTGGCGGCGTCCTACGCCGAAGGTTGGCAAAACGACCTGATGACGCCGTTCCTTGGTCTGACCCGGGACAATAACCTGCGCCCGGAGCTGACCCTGGAAAAACTCGCCTCACTCAAACCGGCCTTCGAGAAAAGTGCCAAGGGCACCCTGACCGCGGGCAATTCCACGCCGCTCACCGATGGTGCCTCGGTGGTGCTGCTGGGCAGTGAGGAATGGGCGAAGGAGCGTGGCTTGCCGGTGCTTGCCTATTGGCGTGACGGCGAGGCGGCGGCGGTGGATTTCGTCAAGGGTGCCGAAGGGCTGCTGATGGCGCCGGTGTATGCGGTGCCGCGTTTACTGGCGCGCAACGGTCTGACCTTGCAGGACTTCGATTACTACGAAATCCACGAAGCGTTTGCCGCGCAGGTGCTGTGCACATTGAAGGCCTGGGAAGATCCGGAGTATTGCAAAACCCGCCTGGGCCTCGACGCGCCGCTGGGTTCCATCGACCGCAGCCGCCTCAACGTCAAGGGCAGCTCGCTGGCCGTCGGGCATCCGTTTGCCGCTACCGGTGCGCGCATCGTCGCCAACCTGGCGAAGCTGCTGGACGCGGCGGGCAAGGGCCGCGGGTTGATCTCGATCTGCGCCGCCGGCGGTCAGGGCGTGACGGCGATTATCGAGCGCTGA